In Solimonas sp. K1W22B-7, the DNA window TACGGCCACCCTGCCCCTGGCGTCCTTCGAAATTGCGGTTGCTGGTCGAAGCGCAGCGCTCGCCCGGCTCCAGCCGGTCGGAGTTCATCGCCAGGCACATTGAGCAGCCCGGCTCGCGCCATTCGAAGCCGGCGTCGGTGAAGATTTTGTCCAGCCCCTCGCTCTCGGCCTGCGACTTCACCAGGCCCGAGCCCGGCACGACCATCGCCAGCATCACGTTCGCGGCCTTGCGCTTGCCCTTCACGACCGCCGCGGCGGCACGCAGGTCCTCGATGCGCGAGTTGGTGCAGGAGCCGATGAACACCTTGTCGATGCTGATCTCTTCGATCGGGGTGTTGGCGCTCAGGCCCATGTAGGCCAGCGCCTTCTCCATGCCGCTGCGCTTGACCGGATCGACTTCCTGCGCCGGATCGGGCACGCGCGCCGACACCGGGCCCACCATCTCGGGCGAGGTGCCCCAGGTGACCTGCGGCTCGATCGCCTTGGCATCCAGCTCCACCACGGCGTCGAACTTGGCGCCCGGGTCGCTGCGCAACTGCTGCCAGTTGGCCACGGCGGCGTCCCACTGCTCCGGCTTCGGCGCATAGGGGCGGCCCTTCACATAGGCGATGGTCTTGTCGTCCACCGCGACCAGGCCGGCGCGCGCGCCGCCTTCGATCGCCATGTTGCACAGGGTCATGCGGCCTTCCATCGACAGGTCCTCGATCGCCTCACCGGCGTACTCGACGACATAGCCGGTGCCGCCGGCGGTGCCGATGCGGCCGATGATCGCCAGCGTGATGTCCTTGGCGGTGACACCCGGGCCGACCTGGCCGCTGACGCGGATCAGCATGGCCTTGGACTGCTTCAGCACCAGGGTCTGCGTCGCCAGCGTGTGCTCGACCTCGGAGGTGCCGATGCCGAAGGCCAGCGCACCGAAGGCGCCATGTGTGGAGGTGTGCGAGTCGCCGCAGACCACGGTCATGCCCGGCAGGGTCGCGCCCTGCTCCGGGCCGATCACGTGGACGATGCCCTGGCGGTGGTCGTTCATGCGGAACTCGGTGACGCCGAACTCCGCGCAGTTGGCGTCCAGCGCGTCGACCTGCGCACGCGAGATCGGGTCCTTGATGCCCTGCGCACGGTCCGGGGTGGTCGGCACGTTGTGGTCGGCCACCGCCAGGTTGGCCGACAGGCGCCAGGGCTTGCGGCCGTTCAGGCGCAGGCCGTCGAAAGCCTGCGGGCTGGTGACTTCATGCACCAGGTGGCGGTCGATGTAGATCAGCGCGGAGCCGTCGCCGTTGTCGGCGACCACGTGTGCGTCCCATATCTTGTCGTACAAGGTTTTTGCCATGGCTGGACCCTCTTTTCCCGGTGCTTGGTCTTGCGAATGGCGCGGATTCTAGGCCCGGGGCATTGATAACTCCAATGAATCGTTCTTATATAGTCCATTCCCCAAAGGAATCCGACGATGGACACCCAGAACCTCACCGCTTTCATCGCCGTGGCCGACAGCAGTTCCTTCACCCAGGCCGCCGAGGCCCTGCATTTGTCGCAGCCGGCGGTGAGCAAACGCATCACCGCGCTGGAGGAGCAGATCGGCCAGTCGCTGTTCGACCGCGTGGGGCGCCAGGTGAGCCTGACCGACGCCGGGCGGACCCTGCTCCCTTACGCGAAGAAAGTGCTGCAAGACCTTGAAGATGGACGAAGAGCACTGTCGCACCTGCACGACAAGGTGACCGGGCGCCTGTCGATCGGCACCAGCCATCACATCGGCCTGCATCGCCTGCCGCCGGTGCTGCGCGCCTTCACCCAGCAGTACCCGGAGGTGGACCTGGACATCCATTTCATGGACTCCGAGGTGGCCTGCCAGGCCGTGCTGGCCGGCAAGCTGGAACTGGGCATCGTCACCCTGCCGACCCAGCCCCTGCCGCAATTGCAGCAGCGCGCGGTCTGGGACGATCCCCTGTCGGTGGTGGTGGCGCCGGGCCATCCGCTGCTGGACCGCGCCCAGGCACAGTTGCAGGATCTGGCGGGGCACCCGGCGGTACTGCCCGACGAGGCCACCTACACCCACCGCATCGTCACCCGCGCGCTGCAGGCGCACGGCCTCACGCCCAGGATCAGACTGGCCACCAACTACCTGGAGACCCTCAAGATGCTGGTCGGCATCGGCCTGGGCTGGAGCGTGCTGCCGGATTCGATGATCGACGGCAGCATCCGCCGCCTGCCGATCCCGCAGCTGGCCCTGCATCGCGAGCTGGGGGCGGTCTGGCATGAGCGGCGCACCCTGTCGGGGGCCGGCCTGGCCCTGCTCAATTGCCTGGCCCGCTGATTCCGACATACGGCGCCGTATGGCCCCTTGAACAGCTGTTTACTGTTCCTGCGGCCAATGTCTCTGGAGTCAACCGGGGTAAAAATACGCCCACTTATTTAGCCCGGTGACCCGCCATGCCTGCCTACAAAGCCCCGCTGCGCGACATGCGCTTCCTGATGAACGAGGTGTTCGACTACCCCGCTCACTATGCCGGCCTCTCCAACGGCAAGGATGCCGACCCGGAGACCGTCGACGCGATCCTCGGCGAAGCCGCCAAGTTCTGCGAGGAAGTCCTGGCGCCGCTGAACCTCTCCGGCGACGAGGAAGGCTGCCGCCTCAGCAACGGCAAGGTCACCACGCCCAAGGGCTTCAAGGAGGCCTACGAGCAGTTCGTGCAGGGCGGCTGGCAGGGCCTGTCGCATCCCGCCGAGTACGGCGGCCAGGGCATGCCGATGTCGCTGGGCCTGCTCAAGTCCGAAATGATGGGCACGGCCAACTGGTCGTTCACCATGTACCCGGGCCTGTCGCTGGGTGCCATGAACACCGTCATGCAGCATGCCTCGGAAGAGTTGAAGAACCTCTACATGCCGCCGATGACGGAAGGCCGCTGGACCGGCACCATGTGCCTGACCGAGCCGCAATGCGGCACGGACCTCGGGCAGGTGAAGACGAAGGCGGAGCCGCAGCCCGACGGCAGCTACAAGATCACCGGCACCAAGATCTTCATCTCCGCCGGCGACCACGACCTGACCGAGAACATCGTCCACATCGTGCTGGCGCGCCTGCCGGATGCGCCTGCGGGCACCAGGGGCATCTCGCTGTTCATCGTGCCGAAGATGCAGGTGAACGCCGACGGCAGCGTCGGTGAGGCCAACAACGTGGTGTGCAGCGCGCTCGAGCACAAGATGGGCATCAAGGCCTCCGCCACGGCCGTGATCAACTTCGAGCAGTCCACCGGCTACATGATCGCCCAGCCCAACAAGGGCCTGGAAGCGATGTTCACCTTCATGAACACCGCCCGCATCGGCACCGCCGTGCAGGGCATCGCGCACGCCGAGGCCTCCTTCCAGGGCGCCCTGGCCTATGCCAAGGACCGCCGCTCGATGCGCGCCCTGCGCGGCAAGCAGGAGCCGGACAAGGTCGCCGACGCCCTGATCCACCACGCCGACGTGCGCCGCATGCTGCTGACGCAGAAGGCCTTCGCCGAGGGTGGCCGCGCGATGATCTACTTCGCCGCGCAGCTCGCCGACCACATGACCAACGGCATCATCGAAAACGACGACGCCAAGTACAAGCTGTGGGACGACAAGCTCGGCTTCTTCACCCCGATCCTCAAGGGTTTCCTGACCGAGATGGGCCTGGAAGCGGCGAACCTGGGCATGCAGGTGTTCGGCGGCCACGGCTACATCAAGGAACACGGCATGGAGCAGATCGCCCGCGACGCGCGCATCGCCACGCTGTATGAAGGCACCACCGGCATCCAGGCGCTGGACCTGCTCGGCCGCAAGGTGCTGCTGCAGACCCGCGGCAAGGCCGTGCGCGAATTCACCGGCATGATCGGCAAGTTCGCGCTGGACCACATGACCAACGGCAAGCTGCGCGGTTTCGCCACCGACCTCGCGCGCTACGCCGCGCAGTGGAACGTGCTGACCATGCGCATCATGCTGATGGCGCGCCAGGACCGCGAGGTGGTCAGCGCCGCCAGCCATCACTTCCTGATGTACTCGGGCTACGTCACCATGGCCTACTTCTGGGCCGTGCAGGCCGCAGTCGCCAGCCAGAAGCTGGCGCAGGGCAACGGCGCCGAGGAGAAGGCTTTCTACAAGGCCAAGATCGCCACGGCGAAGTTCTACTTCGACCACATCCTGCCGCGCGCCAAGGGCCACGCCCACTCGATGACCAAGCCCAGCAAGTCGATGCTGCGCATGCCGGTCGAGAGCTTCGTGTTCGAATAAGCGGGCAAGCTGCACGAAAAAGGGCGCCTGACGGCGCCCTTTTTCGTTTCCACAGCCACACCCGCTGTTTTCTCTATTCGCGCCGCCAAGGCCCTGCCGCTGACCCGATCACGATGATTGGAGGGCCCACGCCATGGAAATCCGCCGCAGCACGCTGCTTGCCGCACTCGCCAGCCTCACCACCGGCCAGCTGGCCTATGCCCACGACTACTCCTGGACGCTGCTCTCGGCGTCCTGGCGCACCACCGGCCTGCGCCAGGAAGACCTGCGCGAGCTGCTGCGCTACTGCGTCGGCGAGGGCTACATGGAGCTGCATGGCGACGAGCAGGAGGCCAGCTACCGCGTGACCGCGGCCGGCGAGCAGGCCATCGCCGAATCGCGCTGGTTCCCCTGGACCCGCTGGCGCGACGACCGCACCCTCGGCCAGCTGCGCATGCGCGGCCGCTATCCGTCGAAGGATGGCAGCAACCGCCGCGACGCCGACCCGATGCCGATCGGCCTGGCCCAGCATTGAGGCCCGGCGTTCAGCCGGCCTGGATCGCCGCGTCGAATTCGTCCATGCCGGCGTAGCCCGGCTGCGAGGCCACGCGCGCCAGCCAGGCGCGCAGCGCCGGGTACGGTGCCAGGTCGAAGCCGCCCTCGTGGGCGACGTGGCTGTAGGCGTAGAGCGCGATGTCCGCAATGGTGTAGGTACCGCCGACGAACCAGTCGTGGCGCTGCAGGTGCTGCTCCATCACCGCCAGCGCGGCGCGGCCGCCGGCCACCCGCTCCAGCAGCCGTGCCTCCTGCTCCGGCGGCCGGCCGAGGTAGCGGATGATGTAGCGCGAGGTGGCGATGTAGGGCTCGTGGCTGTACTGCTCGAAGAACATCCATTGCAGCACCTGGGCATGCTCCAGGCGGTCGCGCGGCAGCAGCGGCGATCCCTCGGCGAGGTAGTGCAGGATGGCATTGGACTCGGGCAGGAACACGCCGCCCGGCAGCTCCAGCACCGGCACCCGGCCGTTGGGATTGCGCGCCAGGAATTCCGCGGTGCGGGTCTCCTTCTTCAGGATGTCCATGTGCACCCAGGCATGCGGCAGGCCGAGCTGGGTCATCAGCAGCTTGAGCTTGTAGCAGTTGCCGGAATAGATGTCGCCGTAGACCTTCAACATGAACCGTCCCCTGTTGTGCACCGAGCGTAGCGATATTTTGTCCCTACCGGGGCCGCGCCTGCAGCCGTATCTTCGAATGGCCTCCACCGGAGCAGAAGATGCGCATCAGCCCGACCATCCTGACCCTCGCCCTCGCCCGCCAGCTCAGCGGCCCGCTGCGCTATACCGACGACTACTCGCCGCAGGTACTGGATCTGGTCTGGCGCCGCACCGGCCTGCGCCAGCGCGACCTGGCGGTGGCACTCGGCACGTTTTGCGAGAAGGGCTGGCTCAAGCGCTATCAGCGCGAGGGGCACGAACGCTACCGCCTGACGATCGACGGCGGCATCCAGCTGCACGGCCAGCGCGACCCGCTGTGGAAGCACTGGCAGGAGGACTGGATGCTGCAGCGCCTGCGCCAGCGCCGCCGCGGC includes these proteins:
- a CDS encoding LysR family transcriptional regulator, coding for MDTQNLTAFIAVADSSSFTQAAEALHLSQPAVSKRITALEEQIGQSLFDRVGRQVSLTDAGRTLLPYAKKVLQDLEDGRRALSHLHDKVTGRLSIGTSHHIGLHRLPPVLRAFTQQYPEVDLDIHFMDSEVACQAVLAGKLELGIVTLPTQPLPQLQQRAVWDDPLSVVVAPGHPLLDRAQAQLQDLAGHPAVLPDEATYTHRIVTRALQAHGLTPRIRLATNYLETLKMLVGIGLGWSVLPDSMIDGSIRRLPIPQLALHRELGAVWHERRTLSGAGLALLNCLAR
- a CDS encoding glutathione S-transferase family protein, whose protein sequence is MLKVYGDIYSGNCYKLKLLMTQLGLPHAWVHMDILKKETRTAEFLARNPNGRVPVLELPGGVFLPESNAILHYLAEGSPLLPRDRLEHAQVLQWMFFEQYSHEPYIATSRYIIRYLGRPPEQEARLLERVAGGRAALAVMEQHLQRHDWFVGGTYTIADIALYAYSHVAHEGGFDLAPYPALRAWLARVASQPGYAGMDEFDAAIQAG
- the leuC gene encoding 3-isopropylmalate dehydratase large subunit — encoded protein: MAKTLYDKIWDAHVVADNGDGSALIYIDRHLVHEVTSPQAFDGLRLNGRKPWRLSANLAVADHNVPTTPDRAQGIKDPISRAQVDALDANCAEFGVTEFRMNDHRQGIVHVIGPEQGATLPGMTVVCGDSHTSTHGAFGALAFGIGTSEVEHTLATQTLVLKQSKAMLIRVSGQVGPGVTAKDITLAIIGRIGTAGGTGYVVEYAGEAIEDLSMEGRMTLCNMAIEGGARAGLVAVDDKTIAYVKGRPYAPKPEQWDAAVANWQQLRSDPGAKFDAVVELDAKAIEPQVTWGTSPEMVGPVSARVPDPAQEVDPVKRSGMEKALAYMGLSANTPIEEISIDKVFIGSCTNSRIEDLRAAAAVVKGKRKAANVMLAMVVPGSGLVKSQAESEGLDKIFTDAGFEWREPGCSMCLAMNSDRLEPGERCASTSNRNFEGRQGQGGRTHLVSPAMAAAAGIAGHFVDVRAL
- a CDS encoding acyl-CoA dehydrogenase C-terminal domain-containing protein; translated protein: MPAYKAPLRDMRFLMNEVFDYPAHYAGLSNGKDADPETVDAILGEAAKFCEEVLAPLNLSGDEEGCRLSNGKVTTPKGFKEAYEQFVQGGWQGLSHPAEYGGQGMPMSLGLLKSEMMGTANWSFTMYPGLSLGAMNTVMQHASEELKNLYMPPMTEGRWTGTMCLTEPQCGTDLGQVKTKAEPQPDGSYKITGTKIFISAGDHDLTENIVHIVLARLPDAPAGTRGISLFIVPKMQVNADGSVGEANNVVCSALEHKMGIKASATAVINFEQSTGYMIAQPNKGLEAMFTFMNTARIGTAVQGIAHAEASFQGALAYAKDRRSMRALRGKQEPDKVADALIHHADVRRMLLTQKAFAEGGRAMIYFAAQLADHMTNGIIENDDAKYKLWDDKLGFFTPILKGFLTEMGLEAANLGMQVFGGHGYIKEHGMEQIARDARIATLYEGTTGIQALDLLGRKVLLQTRGKAVREFTGMIGKFALDHMTNGKLRGFATDLARYAAQWNVLTMRIMLMARQDREVVSAASHHFLMYSGYVTMAYFWAVQAAVASQKLAQGNGAEEKAFYKAKIATAKFYFDHILPRAKGHAHSMTKPSKSMLRMPVESFVFE